The proteins below are encoded in one region of Aquisphaera giovannonii:
- a CDS encoding serine/threonine-protein kinase, whose product MVMSQGLAPQSASLPVAAPGRPPRADGQAGLVRPVAPPGANPPGPEAIDGIDILSIHGTGQFASPAGEETAPSRPDAEAEEFWAPLLDRTIANYQILSEVGRGSMGRVYRARHLGLGRVSAVKIMSPRMMARHSSHRGQFWAEARAAANLVHPHVVMIHNLGTERGYHFIEMEYVDGAVSLRDCLIRNGPFRPAKAARLVRQVALALEAAHRSGLIHRDVKPANVLLTPDGHAKLADFGLAQSLVGLTADRLAGTPTFMAPELFGGRTASRQSDIYAAGVMIYYLVSGLLPFASGNIRSLIRLHQAQPVPDLRPVVPGMPEPLIAVIERCLAKSPADRYASAQELAEELRRVVQHLRDTEELIRESVRGLDCFLQGSRESFRIILPQSQGERLQEVLVEVNDGSRGERFLTVFSVCGPAEPRHYGAALAMNARLTYGSLSIRHVLGSPMLVMSRTFPRDQVRASELRDAILEIGRKSDQIEQQITRLDAY is encoded by the coding sequence ATGGTCATGTCGCAGGGCCTGGCGCCTCAATCCGCATCCCTACCCGTCGCCGCACCCGGCCGGCCGCCCCGCGCGGACGGACAGGCGGGCCTCGTCCGGCCCGTCGCCCCCCCCGGGGCGAATCCCCCGGGGCCCGAGGCGATCGACGGCATCGACATCCTGAGCATCCACGGGACCGGGCAGTTCGCCTCGCCGGCCGGCGAGGAGACGGCGCCGTCGCGGCCGGACGCCGAGGCGGAGGAGTTCTGGGCCCCGCTGCTGGACAGGACGATCGCGAATTACCAGATCCTCTCCGAGGTGGGCCGCGGGTCCATGGGGCGGGTCTACCGGGCCCGCCACCTCGGCCTGGGGCGCGTCTCCGCGGTCAAGATCATGAGCCCGAGGATGATGGCCCGCCACTCGTCCCATCGCGGCCAGTTCTGGGCCGAGGCCCGCGCCGCGGCCAACCTCGTCCATCCCCACGTGGTGATGATCCACAACCTGGGGACCGAGCGGGGCTATCACTTCATCGAGATGGAGTACGTGGACGGGGCGGTCAGCCTGCGCGACTGCCTGATCCGCAACGGCCCGTTCCGGCCGGCCAAGGCGGCCCGCCTGGTCCGCCAGGTCGCCCTGGCCCTGGAGGCGGCCCATCGGTCGGGGCTCATCCACCGGGACGTGAAGCCGGCCAACGTGCTCCTCACGCCGGACGGCCACGCCAAGCTCGCGGACTTCGGCCTGGCCCAGAGCCTCGTCGGGCTGACCGCGGATCGGCTGGCCGGGACGCCCACGTTCATGGCCCCGGAGCTGTTCGGCGGCAGGACGGCGAGCCGCCAGTCCGACATCTACGCCGCCGGGGTCATGATCTACTACCTCGTCTCCGGCCTGCTGCCGTTCGCCTCCGGGAACATCCGCTCCCTGATCCGGCTGCACCAGGCCCAGCCGGTCCCCGACCTGCGGCCGGTCGTGCCCGGCATGCCGGAGCCGCTCATCGCGGTCATCGAACGCTGCCTGGCGAAGTCCCCGGCGGACCGCTACGCCTCCGCGCAGGAGCTCGCCGAGGAGCTCCGCCGGGTCGTCCAGCATCTCCGCGACACCGAGGAGCTGATCAGGGAGAGCGTCCGGGGGCTGGACTGCTTCCTCCAGGGGAGCCGCGAGAGCTTCCGGATCATCCTCCCCCAGAGCCAGGGGGAGCGGCTCCAGGAGGTCCTCGTCGAGGTCAACGACGGCAGCCGCGGCGAGCGGTTCCTGACGGTCTTCTCCGTCTGCGGGCCCGCCGAGCCCCGGCACTACGGCGCCGCGCTAGCCATGAACGCCAGGCTGACCTACGGCAGCCTGTCCATCCGGCACGTCCTGG
- the gnd gene encoding decarboxylating NADP(+)-dependent phosphogluconate dehydrogenase translates to MSATKETADIGLIGLAVMGENLVLNMASHGFTVAVFNRTTSKVDDFLAGRAKGQPIVGTHSVKELVASLKKPRKIMMMVKAGSPVDQVIDELVPLLEPGDILIDGGNSHYPDSTRRTRALKEKGIRFIGTGVSGGEEGALKGPSIMPGGDPEAWPFVKPIFQAIAAKVADGTPCCDWVGPEGAGHFVKMVHNGIEYGDMQLICEAYDVMRTMLGLEPHAMHDVFQRWNKGPLDSYLIEITADILGYKDPETGKPMIDLILDTAGQKGTGKWTVISACDLGVPLTLIAEAVFARTLSAQKDERVAASKVLKSRTPAFTGNLQSMVDDLEKALYASKIISYAQGFSLMHAMAEESKWEINNGAVALMWRGGCIIRSAFLGKIKEAFDKAPHLANLLLDPYFRDEVTRAEESWRRVCAAAITHGIPLPAMTSALSYFDGYRSERLPANLLQAQRDYFGAHTYERVDGPRGKFFHTNWTGRGGDVTSTSYNV, encoded by the coding sequence ATGAGCGCGACGAAGGAAACCGCGGACATCGGCCTCATCGGCCTGGCGGTGATGGGGGAGAACCTCGTCCTCAACATGGCGAGCCACGGCTTCACCGTCGCCGTGTTCAACCGCACGACCTCCAAGGTGGATGATTTCCTGGCCGGGCGGGCCAAGGGGCAGCCGATCGTCGGCACGCACTCCGTCAAGGAGCTCGTCGCCTCGCTGAAGAAGCCCCGGAAGATCATGATGATGGTCAAGGCCGGCTCGCCGGTGGACCAGGTCATCGACGAGCTGGTCCCGCTCCTGGAGCCGGGCGACATCCTGATCGACGGCGGCAACTCGCACTACCCGGACTCCACCCGGCGGACGCGGGCCCTCAAGGAGAAGGGGATCCGGTTCATCGGCACGGGCGTCTCCGGCGGCGAGGAGGGCGCGCTGAAGGGCCCGTCGATCATGCCCGGCGGCGACCCGGAGGCCTGGCCGTTCGTCAAGCCGATCTTCCAGGCGATCGCCGCTAAGGTGGCCGACGGCACCCCCTGCTGCGACTGGGTCGGGCCGGAGGGGGCCGGCCACTTCGTGAAGATGGTGCACAACGGCATCGAATACGGCGACATGCAGCTCATCTGCGAGGCGTACGACGTCATGCGGACGATGCTCGGCCTCGAGCCGCACGCCATGCACGACGTCTTCCAGCGCTGGAACAAGGGCCCGCTGGACAGCTACCTCATCGAGATCACCGCGGACATCCTCGGCTACAAGGACCCCGAGACCGGCAAGCCGATGATCGACCTGATCCTGGACACGGCCGGCCAGAAGGGGACCGGCAAGTGGACCGTGATCTCCGCGTGCGACCTGGGCGTCCCCCTGACCCTCATCGCCGAGGCCGTCTTCGCCCGCACCCTCTCGGCCCAGAAGGACGAGCGGGTGGCCGCGTCCAAGGTCCTGAAGAGCCGCACCCCCGCGTTCACGGGGAACCTCCAGAGCATGGTGGACGACCTGGAGAAGGCCCTGTACGCCAGCAAGATCATCTCCTACGCCCAGGGCTTCTCCCTGATGCACGCCATGGCCGAGGAGTCCAAGTGGGAGATCAACAACGGCGCCGTGGCCCTGATGTGGCGGGGCGGCTGCATCATCCGCAGCGCCTTCCTGGGCAAGATCAAGGAGGCCTTCGACAAGGCGCCGCACCTGGCCAACCTCCTCCTCGACCCGTACTTCCGCGACGAGGTCACCCGGGCCGAGGAGAGCTGGCGACGCGTCTGCGCGGCGGCCATCACCCACGGCATCCCCCTGCCCGCCATGACGTCCGCCCTCAGCTACTTCGACGGCTACCGCAGCGAGCGCCTGCCGGCGAACCTCCTCCAGGCCCAGCGCGACTACTTCGGCGCCCACACCTACGAGCGGGTGGACGGGCCCCGCGGCAAGTTCTTCCACACGAACTGGACCGGGCGTGGCGGCGACGTGACGTCGACCTCGTATAACGTGTAG
- a CDS encoding diphosphate--fructose-6-phosphate 1-phosphotransferase, which produces MAARNVVVAQSGGPTCVINNSLRGIVEGCRRHPGTFGHVYAGHFGIEGILKEELLDLSATSEEEIALLRTSPAAGGIGTCRYKLKKGQDQDFERVVEVFRAHDVGYFFYIGGNDSQDTAHKVSRLAQDRGLDLVATGVPKTIDNDLGDGEFKLLDHSPGYGSVARYYAHYVRQANEENSGSAPADPVLVIQAMGRKIGFIPAAARLADPERTMPIQIYLTESGLTLQQLGENVLRQLESDGRCIVVVSEGFDVGELGTIRDNFGHVQFSSSQQTVAQIVVNYLNTLKFPVPGKARGQVPGTDQRNAIAYASVIDLDEAYAVGRHAVEVAMTEGNGWMATLLRDRGRAGYNIHLDKVPLATVANSERFFPKEWIAPSRVDVTDAFLEYAQPLIGEDWVSVPTVRGLPRFARIARAFAGKKLPPYVPQTYREG; this is translated from the coding sequence ATGGCCGCTCGCAACGTCGTCGTCGCCCAGTCGGGCGGCCCCACCTGCGTCATCAACAACTCCCTGCGGGGGATCGTCGAGGGCTGCCGCCGGCACCCCGGGACCTTCGGCCACGTCTACGCGGGCCACTTCGGGATCGAGGGCATCCTCAAGGAGGAGCTGCTCGACCTCTCCGCGACGTCGGAGGAGGAGATCGCCCTTCTGCGGACCTCCCCCGCGGCGGGCGGCATCGGCACCTGCCGCTACAAGCTCAAGAAGGGCCAGGACCAGGACTTCGAGCGCGTCGTCGAGGTCTTCCGGGCCCACGACGTCGGCTACTTCTTCTACATCGGCGGGAACGACTCCCAGGACACCGCCCACAAGGTCAGCCGGCTCGCGCAGGACCGCGGGCTGGACCTCGTGGCGACGGGCGTCCCCAAGACGATCGACAACGACCTCGGCGACGGCGAGTTCAAGCTGCTGGACCACTCGCCCGGCTACGGCTCGGTCGCCCGCTACTACGCCCACTACGTCCGCCAGGCCAACGAGGAGAACTCCGGCTCCGCCCCGGCCGACCCGGTCCTCGTGATCCAGGCCATGGGCCGGAAGATCGGCTTCATCCCGGCCGCCGCCCGGCTCGCGGATCCCGAGCGGACGATGCCCATCCAGATCTACCTGACCGAGTCCGGCCTGACGCTCCAGCAGCTCGGCGAGAACGTCCTGCGGCAGCTCGAGTCCGACGGCCGCTGCATCGTCGTCGTCAGCGAGGGCTTCGACGTCGGCGAGCTCGGCACGATCCGCGACAACTTCGGCCACGTCCAGTTCAGCTCCAGCCAGCAGACCGTGGCGCAGATCGTGGTGAACTACCTGAACACCCTGAAGTTCCCCGTCCCGGGCAAGGCGCGGGGGCAGGTCCCGGGGACCGACCAGAGGAACGCCATCGCCTACGCGAGCGTGATCGACCTGGACGAGGCCTACGCCGTCGGCCGCCACGCCGTCGAGGTCGCGATGACGGAGGGCAACGGCTGGATGGCCACCCTGCTCCGCGACCGCGGGCGGGCCGGCTACAACATCCACCTGGACAAGGTCCCGCTGGCCACCGTCGCCAACTCCGAGCGGTTCTTCCCGAAGGAATGGATCGCCCCCTCGAGGGTCGACGTCACCGACGCCTTCCTCGAGTACGCGCAGCCGCTCATCGGCGAGGACTGGGTCAGCGTGCCGACCGTCCGCGGGCTGCCCCGATTCGCGCGCATCGCGCGGGCCTTCGCGGGGAAGAAGCTCCCTCCCTACGTGCCTCAGACCTACCGCGAGGGATGA
- a CDS encoding HAD family hydrolase produces MAAPHDPQLALRQFAKSNDFFIGIDSDGCAFDTMEVKHKECFIPNIIRFYSLAAISKYAREAAEFVNLYSRWRGINRFPALTMTFDLLAERPEVLRRHVPLPPLAGVRGWIARETKLSNPTLKAEAAATGDADLAQALEWSEAVNRTIGEVVHDVPPFPFVRESLESMKGKADVMVVSATPGEALEREWSEHGLTPYVGLIAGQELGSKKEHLALAAVGRYEPHRILMVGDAPGDMDAATANGVLFYPIDPGFEDESWQRFFEEALPKFLNEDYAGAYMDRQVARFRSLLPDSPPWKDR; encoded by the coding sequence ATGGCCGCGCCGCACGACCCCCAGCTCGCCCTCCGCCAGTTCGCCAAGTCCAACGACTTCTTCATCGGCATCGACAGCGACGGCTGCGCGTTCGACACGATGGAGGTGAAGCACAAGGAATGCTTCATCCCGAACATCATCCGGTTTTACAGCCTGGCCGCGATCTCCAAGTACGCCCGTGAGGCGGCGGAGTTCGTGAACCTCTATTCCCGGTGGCGGGGCATCAACCGCTTCCCGGCGCTGACCATGACCTTCGACCTGCTGGCCGAGCGGCCCGAGGTGCTGCGGCGGCACGTCCCGCTGCCGCCGCTGGCGGGGGTCCGCGGCTGGATCGCCCGGGAGACGAAGCTCTCCAATCCGACGCTCAAGGCCGAGGCGGCGGCGACGGGCGATGCCGACCTGGCGCAGGCGCTCGAGTGGTCCGAGGCCGTGAACCGGACGATCGGCGAGGTCGTCCACGACGTCCCCCCCTTCCCCTTCGTCCGCGAGTCGCTCGAGAGCATGAAGGGCAAGGCCGACGTGATGGTCGTCTCCGCGACCCCGGGCGAGGCCCTGGAGCGGGAATGGTCCGAGCACGGCCTGACGCCCTACGTCGGCCTGATCGCCGGGCAGGAGCTCGGCAGCAAGAAGGAGCACCTCGCCCTGGCCGCCGTCGGCCGGTACGAGCCGCATCGCATCCTCATGGTCGGCGACGCCCCGGGCGACATGGACGCCGCGACGGCCAACGGCGTCCTCTTCTACCCGATCGACCCCGGGTTCGAGGACGAGTCGTGGCAGCGTTTCTTCGAGGAGGCCCTGCCGAAGTTCCTGAACGAGGACTACGCGGGGGCCTACATGGACAGGCAGGTCGCCCGGTTCCGGTCGCTGCTGCCCGACTCGCCCCCGTGGAAGGACCGCTGA